TCGGCTGACCCTTTCGTTTCATTTTTGTCCACGCAAAGTTTAAGTTTCCATCTGATAATTCACCAGAGGTGATACACATGACTGAGAGCCCGTTTAAGGCCGACATTGAGAGGGTTCAGAAGGAGTATAGCGAAAAGATGACTCCCGGAGCGATTGCCTACATCCCGGGAAGTAGCGTAATCAACAAGACCGGTTCCTGGAGAGTCTTCATGCCAGAATTCAACCGCGACAAGTGCGTTAGGTGTTATCTCTGCTATATCTACTGCCCGGAGCCGGCCATATACCTTGACGAGGAGAACTACCCGGTTTTTGACTACGACTACTGTAAGGGTTGCGGAATCTGCGCCAACGAGTGCCCGACAAACGCTATAGTTATGGTTAGAGAGAGCAAGTGAGGTGGTGAAAGATGCCGATAAGAACCG
Above is a window of Thermococcus sp. DNA encoding:
- the porD gene encoding pyruvate synthase subunit PorD, which produces MTESPFKADIERVQKEYSEKMTPGAIAYIPGSSVINKTGSWRVFMPEFNRDKCVRCYLCYIYCPEPAIYLDEENYPVFDYDYCKGCGICANECPTNAIVMVRESK